One Mycobacterium marseillense DNA window includes the following coding sequences:
- a CDS encoding helix-turn-helix transcriptional regulator, which translates to MKTQRTQKAQKTQKAEKSEKRQELQGSVAGESAGRRRAVMRLLRASPDPMSIAGIADELRVHPNTVRFHLDSLVTDGQVEHVELDRKGPGRPPLMFRAVRQMDRGGTRHYRLLAEILTMAFATERDPGPKALAAGRAWGRKVDAELHPPAAAPANAEEVIARLIDVLDELGFAPERRVVDGEQQVGLRHCPFLELAENRSNVVCPVHLGLMQGAVETWGAPVSVDRLDPFVEPDLCLAHLTLQGAAK; encoded by the coding sequence GTGAAGACCCAGAGAACCCAGAAGGCGCAGAAGACCCAGAAAGCCGAGAAGTCCGAGAAGCGCCAGGAGCTTCAGGGTTCGGTCGCGGGCGAATCGGCCGGCCGGCGCCGCGCGGTGATGCGGTTGCTCCGCGCCTCGCCGGATCCGATGAGCATCGCCGGGATCGCCGATGAACTGCGTGTGCACCCCAACACCGTCCGCTTCCACCTCGACAGCCTGGTCACCGACGGGCAGGTCGAGCACGTCGAGCTGGACCGCAAGGGCCCGGGGCGCCCCCCGCTGATGTTCCGTGCGGTCCGGCAGATGGACCGCGGCGGGACGCGCCACTACCGGCTGCTCGCCGAGATCCTCACCATGGCCTTCGCCACCGAGCGCGATCCGGGGCCCAAGGCCCTCGCCGCGGGCCGTGCCTGGGGACGCAAGGTGGATGCCGAGCTGCATCCGCCGGCCGCCGCCCCCGCCAACGCCGAAGAGGTCATCGCCCGTTTGATCGATGTCCTCGACGAACTGGGCTTTGCGCCCGAGCGCCGGGTGGTCGACGGCGAACAGCAAGTCGGGCTGCGGCACTGCCCGTTTCTGGAATTGGCCGAAAACCGATCGAATGTGGTGTGTCCGGTGCACCTCGGCCTCATGCAGGGGGCGGTGGAAACCTGGGGGGCGCCGGTCTCGGTGGACCGGCTCGACCCGTTCGTCGAGCCGGATCTGTGTCTGGCTCACCTCACTCTGCAAGGGGCGGCCAAATGA
- the fdxA gene encoding ferredoxin produces the protein MTYVIGKPCVDVMDRSCVDECPVDCIYEGGRALYIHPDECVDCGACEPVCPVEAIYYEDDLPEDLKPHLADNGAFFAETLPGRDEPLGSPGGAAKVGALGVDTPLVAGQPSAARSDGA, from the coding sequence ATGACTTACGTGATCGGGAAGCCATGCGTCGATGTGATGGATCGTTCGTGCGTCGACGAGTGTCCCGTGGATTGCATTTACGAGGGCGGCCGGGCGCTCTACATTCATCCAGACGAGTGTGTCGACTGCGGCGCGTGTGAACCGGTTTGTCCGGTGGAGGCGATTTACTACGAAGATGACCTGCCTGAGGATCTCAAGCCGCACCTGGCCGACAATGGAGCATTCTTCGCCGAGACGCTGCCGGGCCGCGACGAGCCATTGGGGTCCCCGGGCGGGGCGGCCAAGGTTGGTGCGCTCGGCGTCGACACACCGCTGGTGGCGGGTCAGCCCAGTGCCGCCCGTTCGGACGGGGCGTAA
- a CDS encoding DUF2249 domain-containing protein: MTANELDVRELRKPDKHPTIFAAYGALQVGESFVLVNNHDPKHLREEFEADYPGGYEWEYLDEGPVWRIRIGKLNDTPPPVRRGHHELVLESPQSAARQEI, translated from the coding sequence ATGACTGCCAACGAACTTGACGTACGCGAGTTGCGTAAGCCGGACAAGCACCCGACGATCTTCGCCGCCTACGGCGCGCTGCAGGTCGGCGAATCGTTCGTCCTGGTGAACAACCACGATCCCAAGCACCTGCGCGAGGAATTCGAAGCCGACTATCCCGGCGGCTACGAATGGGAATACCTCGACGAAGGCCCCGTCTGGCGGATCCGGATCGGTAAGCTCAACGACACCCCACCCCCGGTGCGCCGTGGACACCACGAGCTGGTCCTGGAGTCACCGCAAAGCGCTGCGCGACAGGAGATCTGA
- a CDS encoding class I SAM-dependent methyltransferase codes for MPGQRAGSELPLPASRRDDSAVAGHWLLARLGKRVLRPGGVELTRTLLSRAELNGADVVELAPGLGRTATEIVARGPRSYVGAEGDPDAANMVRGVLSDLGAQNAAVRVADAAETGLPDASSDVVIGEAMLTMQGDAAKQAIVAEAARVLRPGGRYAIHELALTPDTVSEEISTEIRQGLARSIKVNARPLTIAEWSKLLGEHGLVVDNVTTAPMALLQPRRLVSDEGLVGALRFARNVLLHPDARKRVLAMRRTFRKHRKQLAAVAIVAHKPAAPVTG; via the coding sequence ATGCCAGGACAACGAGCAGGTTCCGAACTTCCGTTGCCGGCATCGCGCCGCGACGACAGCGCCGTGGCCGGCCATTGGCTGCTGGCGCGGCTCGGCAAGCGCGTGTTGCGCCCCGGCGGGGTCGAGCTGACCCGCACCCTGCTGTCTCGCGCGGAGCTCAACGGCGCCGACGTGGTCGAGCTGGCGCCGGGCCTGGGCCGCACCGCCACCGAGATCGTGGCCCGCGGGCCCCGGTCGTACGTCGGCGCCGAGGGCGACCCGGACGCGGCCAACATGGTCCGCGGCGTACTTTCCGATCTCGGCGCGCAGAATGCCGCCGTGCGGGTGGCGGACGCCGCCGAGACCGGATTGCCGGACGCCAGCAGCGATGTCGTCATCGGCGAGGCGATGCTGACCATGCAGGGCGACGCGGCCAAGCAGGCCATCGTCGCCGAGGCGGCCCGCGTGCTGCGCCCGGGGGGCCGCTACGCGATCCACGAACTCGCCCTCACCCCGGACACGGTCTCCGAGGAGATCAGCACCGAGATCCGGCAGGGGCTCGCGCGTTCGATCAAGGTGAACGCGCGCCCGTTGACAATCGCGGAGTGGTCGAAGCTGCTCGGCGAGCACGGATTGGTGGTCGACAACGTCACCACCGCCCCCATGGCCCTGCTGCAGCCCCGCAGGCTGGTCTCCGACGAGGGCCTGGTCGGGGCGCTGCGGTTCGCCAGGAACGTGCTCCTGCACCCCGACGCCCGCAAGCGGGTCCTGGCGATGCGCCGCACGTTCCGCAAGCACCGCAAGCAACTGGCCGCCGTGGCGATCGTCGCCCACAAGCCGGCGGCTCCGGTCACGGGCTAA
- a CDS encoding lyase family protein: MTNLLWPGDHRAGEHMTDEALLGSMVAVESAWLSALAGAGLAPTRCAGADLWDLVTHNDCEALAVAAEDGGNPVVGLVTLLRHRAEPAVAPWIHRGLTSQDVLDTSLMLATRAVADDLLTQLREQISALSELVTRHRATPMVARTLTQHAAPTTFGAKAAGWLHAVVDAFERVATLSTPAQIGGAAGTLAATTELAALLTGTSDPAGVSARLAADTATALGLALRPPWHTARAPITAAGDALVGCTDGWGRIASDVVTLARPEIAELSEPTADNRGGSSSMPHKRNPVLSILIRRAALSAPPLAATLHTAAALANDERPDGAWHAEWDTLRTLGRRTVVAGSHTAELLTGLTVHTQRMAENLDAADVLGEQQAVAELAGKRPSPTYFGTVDRLVDDSLGRAARALAQR, translated from the coding sequence ATGACCAACCTGTTGTGGCCCGGCGACCATCGAGCCGGCGAGCACATGACCGATGAGGCGCTGCTGGGCTCGATGGTCGCGGTGGAATCCGCGTGGCTGAGCGCGCTGGCGGGCGCCGGACTGGCACCCACCCGGTGCGCCGGCGCCGACCTGTGGGATCTGGTCACGCACAACGACTGCGAGGCGCTCGCCGTTGCCGCCGAGGACGGCGGCAACCCCGTCGTCGGTCTGGTGACGCTGCTGCGCCACCGCGCGGAACCGGCCGTCGCGCCGTGGATTCACCGTGGGCTCACCAGCCAGGACGTGCTGGACACCAGCCTGATGCTGGCCACGCGCGCGGTCGCCGATGACCTGCTCACCCAGCTGAGAGAGCAGATCTCTGCGCTGTCCGAACTGGTCACACGGCACCGGGCCACGCCGATGGTGGCCCGCACCCTCACCCAGCACGCCGCCCCCACCACCTTCGGTGCCAAGGCCGCCGGCTGGCTGCATGCGGTCGTCGACGCCTTCGAGCGGGTGGCCACACTGAGCACGCCCGCCCAAATCGGCGGCGCGGCAGGGACATTGGCCGCCACCACGGAGTTGGCGGCGTTGCTCACCGGCACCTCCGACCCGGCCGGGGTGTCGGCGCGCCTCGCCGCGGACACGGCGACCGCGTTGGGCCTGGCGCTGCGGCCGCCCTGGCACACGGCCCGCGCGCCGATCACCGCAGCTGGCGACGCCCTCGTCGGCTGCACCGACGGCTGGGGCCGCATCGCCTCCGATGTCGTCACGCTGGCCCGCCCGGAGATCGCCGAACTCAGCGAGCCGACGGCGGACAACCGGGGCGGCTCGTCGTCCATGCCGCACAAGCGCAACCCCGTGCTGTCCATCCTGATCCGCCGCGCCGCCCTGTCGGCGCCGCCGCTGGCCGCAACCCTGCACACCGCCGCGGCCTTGGCCAACGACGAACGGCCCGACGGGGCGTGGCACGCCGAATGGGACACCCTGCGCACCCTGGGCCGGCGCACCGTGGTCGCGGGATCCCACACCGCGGAGTTGCTGACCGGACTGACCGTGCACACGCAGCGGATGGCCGAAAACCTCGACGCCGCAGATGTTCTGGGTGAGCAGCAAGCGGTCGCAGAGCTGGCGGGCAAACGGCCGTCACCGACCTACTTCGGCACCGTCGACCGGCTGGTCGACGACAGCCTGGGCCGCGCCGCGCGGGCACTCGCTCAGCGCTGA
- the pcaG gene encoding protocatechuate 3,4-dioxygenase subunit alpha, which translates to MTETACTPAQTVGPFLDLGLPYPGDSELVDGGHPQAIRLHGTVYDGGGAAVPDALVEVWQPDSAGRIARQAGSLRRRDPTPFTGWGRCATDGAGRYAFTTLPPGSIIDGRPPFFALTVFARGLLNRLFTRAYLPGAGPDADPLLAAVSAERLATLLCAAENDGATYRFDIHLQGPAETVFLAYRVDAR; encoded by the coding sequence ATGACTGAAACAGCCTGCACCCCAGCGCAAACGGTCGGACCCTTCCTCGACCTGGGGCTGCCGTACCCCGGTGACAGCGAGCTGGTCGACGGCGGCCACCCGCAGGCCATCCGGCTGCACGGCACCGTGTACGACGGCGGCGGCGCCGCGGTCCCCGACGCATTGGTCGAAGTCTGGCAGCCCGACAGCGCGGGACGCATTGCGCGGCAGGCCGGTTCGCTGCGCCGCCGCGACCCCACACCGTTCACCGGCTGGGGTAGGTGCGCGACCGACGGAGCCGGCCGTTACGCGTTCACCACCCTGCCCCCGGGTTCGATAATCGACGGGCGGCCCCCGTTCTTCGCGCTCACCGTGTTCGCCCGGGGGCTATTGAACCGGCTGTTCACCCGCGCCTACCTACCCGGAGCCGGCCCGGACGCCGATCCGCTGCTGGCGGCTGTTTCCGCCGAGCGCCTGGCCACGTTGCTCTGTGCCGCCGAAAACGACGGCGCCACATACCGTTTCGACATCCACCTGCAGGGACCGGCCGAGACCGTGTTTCTGGCGTACCGGGTGGACGCGCGATGA
- the pcaH gene encoding protocatechuate 3,4-dioxygenase subunit beta — MDAECVASQADITAEIARIAAQYLGAAGGDGQPRLDYPPYRSTTLRHPKQPLVELDPEGVELWAPCFGHQDVDPLDADLTAGHPGEPIGERVVVTGRVLDEGNRPVAGQLVEIWQANAGGRYRHQRDQHPAPLDPNFTGAGRCLTGPDGSYRFLTIKPGPYPWRNHHNAWRPAHIHFSVFGTAFTQRLVTQMYFPGDPMFDLDPIFQSILDPAARQRLIARYDHDLTEPEYATGYRWDIVLTGGAPTPTEGAHD, encoded by the coding sequence GGGCGCCGCCGGGGGAGACGGGCAGCCGCGGCTCGACTATCCGCCGTATCGCAGCACGACGCTGCGCCATCCGAAACAACCTCTGGTCGAGCTCGACCCCGAGGGGGTCGAGCTCTGGGCGCCGTGCTTCGGCCACCAGGACGTCGACCCGCTCGACGCCGACCTCACGGCCGGGCATCCGGGCGAGCCGATCGGGGAGCGCGTCGTGGTGACCGGACGCGTCCTCGACGAAGGCAACCGGCCGGTGGCGGGCCAACTGGTCGAGATCTGGCAGGCCAACGCCGGCGGGCGTTACCGCCACCAGCGTGACCAGCACCCGGCCCCGCTCGACCCGAACTTCACCGGCGCCGGGCGCTGCCTGACCGGGCCGGACGGCTCCTATCGATTCCTGACCATCAAGCCCGGCCCTTACCCGTGGCGCAACCACCACAACGCCTGGCGCCCGGCGCACATCCATTTCTCCGTTTTCGGAACCGCTTTCACCCAGCGCTTGGTCACCCAGATGTACTTTCCGGGCGACCCGATGTTCGACCTTGATCCGATCTTTCAGTCCATCCTCGATCCGGCCGCGCGGCAGCGGCTGATCGCCCGCTACGACCACGACCTGACCGAGCCCGAGTACGCGACCGGGTACCGGTGGGACATCGTGCTGACTGGCGGCGCGCCGACACCCACCGAAGGCGCGCATGACTGA